AAGGAAATGGTGTTTTTGATGTGAAAATTGTTGGAGATTTAACCATTGCTGGAACTAAAAAAAGTATAGCCCTTAATTTTAAGCTAGTTGGAAATGGTGGGAAGGCTACCATTGAAGGCGAGAAGAAAATTAAAATGACTCAATTTAATGTAGAACCACCTACAGCTATGTTGGGAGCCATAACTACAGGAGATGATTTAACTATAAAATTTAAAACAACATTTAAATAAGTAACAACAACTATAAATAACTATAATTATGAAGTCAAAAATTAAAAATTTAATTTTAGCAGTATTAGTTTTAACAGGCTTAAATATTTATGCTCAAAACAATCGCAGAAATTTAGATAATTTCAGACAACCAGATCAAAGAGGTATTAATACCTTTGAAGCTCCAAAAGATACCGAAACTACATTCGATGGAGTAAAAGTTAGAGTTGGTGGAGCGTCAACCTTACAGTTTCAAGATCTAAGACATGAAAATTCTGGTGCAGTACCTTTAGGAAAAATAGGTTCTAACTTTAACTTAGCTACTGCTAACTTAGATTTAGACGTAGCACTTGCTGATGGTGTTAGAATGCACTTAAGAACATATCTTTCTTCGCGTCACCATCCAGAACCATATGTGAAAGGTGGGTATTTTCAAATTGATAAATTAGATTTTATTAGCGAAGGACTTTTATCTGATTTGATGCAGTATACGACCATTAAAATTGGTCATATGGAGAACAACTATGGTGATGCGCACTTTAGAAGAAGTGATAATGCACAAACTATTTACAACCCTTTTATTGGAAACCTTATCATGGATTCATTTACTACAGAAGTAGGAGCAGAGGTTTACTATAGAAGAGAAGGATTTTTAGGAATGGTTGGTTTTTCTAATGGTAAATTAAATCAATCTGTTGTAGCTGGATCTAACGGTAAAACAGGTGGTGCTGCTTTTTTAGCAAAGTTAGGCTATGACAAGCAACTGAATGATGATTTAAGAGTAAGATTAACAGGATCATTATACAACACAGGATACGCATCTAGATTATATTTATACAGTGCTGATAGAGCAGGATCAAGATATTACCACGTTATGGAAGAAGAGGGTTCAAAATCAGATAATTTTAGATCGGGTCGTTTCTCTCCAAGCTTTCAAAACAGTATTACTTCTGTGATGATTAACCCATTTGTACGTTATAAAGGTTTTGAACTTTTCGGAACTGTAGAAAGAGCTAGTGGTGCTACACATGTTGATTCTGCCGATGATATTGAAGGTGTTACAAATCAATATGCCGGAGAGTTATTATACCGTTTTGGTAAAACAGAAAACTTTTATGTTGGTGGCCGTTACAATATTGTAGACTCTGAGTATGATGACAAAGCTCAAGATGTGACTATTAATAGAGCTCAAATTGGTGCTGGTTGGTTTATGACAAAAAACATCTTAATGAAAGCAGAATATGTGAACCAAAACTATAAAGGGTTTGCTGGTGCATTAGAAGATGGTAAATTTAACGGATTTATGTTAGAGGCTGCTATTAGTTTCTAGTAACCTGAGTTCGATTATGATTACAAAGTCTCAGGGTGTGGCGATAATTTCGCCAGATTCTGAGACTTTTTTTATAACTTTAATTATTAAAATTTGGGCATGAAAAAAATTCTATTTTTAATTTTAATACTGGCTACTCTTGGTTTTGCCAAGCGAGATGTGTTTCTGGAAAATAGAGTGTATAAAATTGTTTCTGGTAGTCACATGTCTGTTATCGGGACTAGCAATGTTAAAGGTTTTACATGCAAATATGATATCACCAAATTTGATAAAACGCTTCCAGTACACTATACTATTGCAGGTAATAAAATAGTATTTTCAAAGTCAGATTTGGTTTTGGAAAACGTAAATTTTGATTGTGGAGGAAGAGGGATAAATCGTGATTTTAAGGAGGTTTTAAAAACCGATTTATATCCAGAAATAAAATTAACCCTTAAGGAGATTCTTGATTATAAGACTACAAATCACGTCGAGGTTTTAGTTGGCATCTCAATAGCTGGCGTTAGCAATCAATACGGCATCCCAGTGTGTTATAATGTTGTAGACGGCAAATTGCGAATAAGTGGACATTTAGATTTGGCTTTGAATGATTTTAATATTCAAGCGCCAACAAAATTATTTGGACTAATTCAGCTTGGAAATGAGGTTAAAATTGATTTTCAGTTGTTTTTAAAGGAAATCTAGAATTTTGTGCTATTTGTTTTACGCTATCGAAAGCCTGCAGCCTAAGGTTTAAAATGACACTTAATTTTGAAGCTTTATGTCTTTAAGTGGTCTTTAATTTTTTCAGAAACAAATGCATAATAAGCTTTATTTGAAGCCACAAAATGATTATTTGCATCGTTTATATTTTCAATAAGCGCATCAAATTCTTTTATACTAACTAACTTTAAAGCTTCAACTTCGTCTTCCTGAGGTATTAAATCAATTAAAGGTACTTTTAATTTGGCGATAAATGTATTGTGAAACTCGTTATCGGTGATGCCATTTTTATACGATTGAAAACACTCAAAAACACCTATTTCGATAAGATCATTTTCAGTAATAGATACCTTAATTTCTTCAAAAGTTTCTCTAATAGCACCTTGTTTTATGGTTTCGCCCGCATCAATATGCCCGGCAACCGATACATCCCACATAAGCGGACAAATGGCTTTTTGCGCCGAACGCTGCGATAGTAAAACCTCACCATTTTCGGTATAAAACCAAATATGTGCCGTGTGGTGATACAATCCTTTTTGGTGGATTACCGATTTTAATTCAGAAACCCCTAAAAGCTTTCCGTTTTTATCGGTTATATCTATTAATTCGTCCATGGGTATAAAAAAGACGCATAACAAAAAATGAAAAATCAAATATTGTCATGCGTCATTAAATTTAAATATTATTCAAAATAGCTAAATGTTTCGCCGTCTTTTATGTTGAGTAAAGTTTCATAAATTAATTTAATCACATTTTCAACATCATCGCGGTGTACCATTTCAACCGTGGTATGCATGTAGCGTAATGGCAGTGAGATTAAGGCAGAAGCTACACCACCATTGCTATAAGCAAAAGCATCGGTGTCTGTTCCTGTAGCTCTTGATAGGGCAGAACGTTGAAACGGAATTTTTTTCGCTTCGGCAGTATCTGTAATCAAATCTCGTAATTTTTGCTGTACCGCTGGAGCATAAGCAACAACAGGCCCTTTACCAATTTCTAAATCACCTTCCTTGGTTTTTTCAATCATAGGGGTGGTGGTATCGTGGGTGACATCGGTTACAATGGCCACATTAGGTTTAATGGTTTGGGTGATCATTTCTGCACCGCGTAAACCTATTTCTTCCTGAACCGAGTTGGTAATGTATAATCCAAAAGGTAAAGTTTTATTATTTTCCTTAAGCAACCTAGCCACTTCGGCAATCATAAATCCTCCCATGCGGTTATCTAAAGCACGACAAACAAATTTATTGCCGTTTAGCACATGAAATTCGTCTGGATATGTAATGACACAACCTACATGAATTCCTAATTTTTCTACTTCTTCTTTGTCTTTTGCACCCACATCAATCGTGATGTTATCTGGTTTTGGAGCTTGTTCCTTCGATTTATCTCTGGTATGAATAGCCGGCCAACCAAAAACACCTTTTACGATACCGTTTTTGGTGTGAATGTTTACCACTTTACTCGGGGCAATTTGATGATCGCTACCTCCGTTTCTTATTACATAAATTAAACCATTATCTGAAATATAGTTAACATACCACGAAATTTCATCGGCATGCCCTTCAATAACGACTTTATATTTCGCATCAGGATTGATAACGCCAACAGCTGTGCCGTAAGTGTCGGTTATAAAAGTGTCTACGTAAGGTTTTAGGTAGTCCATCCAGATCTTCTGACCCGTCCACTCGTAGCCCGTAGGGGCTGCATTATTTAAATATTTTTCTAAAAAGTCAATCGACTTTTTGTTAAGAATGCTCTTGTTTGCCATTTAAAAAAAGTTTTGCACTAAAATAACAATATTAATAGAGATGAAAAGCTTTAAAATGAATATTGTAAAGGGTAAATTGTTAAAAATATTAAAAGAAAAGTGAGATATTAAAAGCCTATAGGTAATAGTGATTATAATTTCTTTATTTTTACCTGTTAAATGCCCCCACTTTTAAATAAATGAACTGTTTAAAATATTTATTGGTTTTTTGTCCGTTTTTAGTTTTTTCGCAAATTAACAACATCGAACAGGATACTACTTCTATTGAATACCTAATTATAGAAGGAGATTCCATACCACGGCAGTCTATAAATTTAGATGAGGTGGTGTTATTACATCGATTAAAGTTTGAGAGCAAAAAGGAGCGCGTTCGTTATTTAATCTTAAGACGAAAGACCTTAAAAGTGTACCCTTATGCTAAAATGGCTGCCGAACGATTAGATTCCATGAATACCAGATTGGCTGCTTTAAAAAGAAATCGTCAGAAGAAACGCTACACAAAAAAAATTCAAAAATATATTGAAGGTGAGTTTTCCGATGAGCTTAAAAAATTAACACGAACAGAGGGACAAATTTTAGTAAAATTAATTCACCGACAAACAGGAACCACGGCCTTTGATTTGGTAAAAGAACTTCGTAGTGGATGGCGTGCTTTTTGGTACAATACCACGGCCAGTATGTTCGATATATCCCTAAAACGCGAGTTTGACCCTACCCATGTTAAGGAAGATTATCTTATTGAAGATATTTTACTTCGTGCTTTTCAAAATGGCTTGTTAGAACCACAGCCACCTGCCATTCAATTTAATTTTTACGAGTTAACCGATAAATGGATTTATCAAAAAACACCGGAGTAAATGCGTGTTCAAACTCCATTAGAAGAAAAACTGAATGCTTTTTCGCATGGTTTAGGAGCTTTTTTCGGATTAATGGCCCTGTATCTTTTGGTGCATTATAATTCTGAGAAGACAGCCTGGAGTTTAGTGAGTGTGGTCGTTTATGCGCTAACCATAATAATTTTGTTTTGTGCATCAACGGTTTACCATGCTTCTACAAGCGAGAAACGCAAGCATTATTTTAGGATAATAGATCATATTAGTATATACCTGCTTATAGCAGGAACGTACACACCTGTTTGTTTAATAGCTTTAAAAGATAGCCTAGGTCTATTTTTATTGTGCACAGTTTGGGGTATTGCGCTTTTAGGCGCTGTATTAAAGTTGTTCTTTACAGGAAGGTTTGAAGTCTTTTCAACCCTGTTATACCTTATTGCCGGCTGGCTTATTGTTTTGGATGTTTCAAATTTATCAGAAGTTATTGGATATCAAGGCATGTGGTATTTAGCTGCTGGTGGTGCCGCCTATAGTTTTGGCATCATTTTTTATGCCCTGGAAAAAATACCTTATAATCATGTAATTTGGCACCTTTTTGTATTAGCAGGTGCTATTTGCCATTTTTTAATGATTTTTCTTTATATCATTTGAATAAAACGTTGTTTATGGTTGAGTTTTGTAAAGCTGAAAATGCCACTGATTATTTATTGATTGAAGCTTTAGCTGATACCATTTGGCGAGAACATTATATTCCCATAGTTGGAAAGGCCCAAATTGACTATATGTTAGATAAGTTTCAATCGGCTGAAGCGATTGCACAACAGGTTGAAAACGGTTTTCATTATTATACCATGGTATGGAAAACACAGGCCGTAGGATATTTGGCGATTCGAGAAGAACAAGACGCTTTGTTTTTAAGTAAAATTTATATACAGAAATCCTTTCGAGGACAAAGTATTGGAAAACAAGCCATACATTTTGTTGAAGTTATGGCACATAAATTTGATCGTGATAAAATTCGTTTAACTGTAAATATCAATAATAGTAAGGCTATAAAAGCTTATGAAAAAATGGGCTTTAAAATTTTGCGCCCTTTGGTAGCCGACATCGGACAAGGTTTTGTCATGGATGATTACGAGATGATTAAGCGTGTTGATAGGGGGAAAGGCTTTATGCAGTAAGCATTATTCAAAAACAAATAACCAGTAACCAATAACCAATAACCAATAACCAAATCTAAAAATCATCCCTCAATAATATCCTTGTATTCCTCAAAAAAAGCTTCAAACAGATTCATTTTTTCATTGAAAAACGTCATGACATCACGCCAAGAATCT
This genomic interval from Tamlana carrageenivorans contains the following:
- a CDS encoding M42 family metallopeptidase produces the protein MANKSILNKKSIDFLEKYLNNAAPTGYEWTGQKIWMDYLKPYVDTFITDTYGTAVGVINPDAKYKVVIEGHADEISWYVNYISDNGLIYVIRNGGSDHQIAPSKVVNIHTKNGIVKGVFGWPAIHTRDKSKEQAPKPDNITIDVGAKDKEEVEKLGIHVGCVITYPDEFHVLNGNKFVCRALDNRMGGFMIAEVARLLKENNKTLPFGLYITNSVQEEIGLRGAEMITQTIKPNVAIVTDVTHDTTTPMIEKTKEGDLEIGKGPVVAYAPAVQQKLRDLITDTAEAKKIPFQRSALSRATGTDTDAFAYSNGGVASALISLPLRYMHTTVEMVHRDDVENVIKLIYETLLNIKDGETFSYFE
- a CDS encoding NUDIX hydrolase; amino-acid sequence: MDELIDITDKNGKLLGVSELKSVIHQKGLYHHTAHIWFYTENGEVLLSQRSAQKAICPLMWDVSVAGHIDAGETIKQGAIRETFEEIKVSITENDLIEIGVFECFQSYKNGITDNEFHNTFIAKLKVPLIDLIPQEDEVEALKLVSIKEFDALIENINDANNHFVASNKAYYAFVSEKIKDHLKT
- a CDS encoding DUF4294 domain-containing protein, with amino-acid sequence MNCLKYLLVFCPFLVFSQINNIEQDTTSIEYLIIEGDSIPRQSINLDEVVLLHRLKFESKKERVRYLILRRKTLKVYPYAKMAAERLDSMNTRLAALKRNRQKKRYTKKIQKYIEGEFSDELKKLTRTEGQILVKLIHRQTGTTAFDLVKELRSGWRAFWYNTTASMFDISLKREFDPTHVKEDYLIEDILLRAFQNGLLEPQPPAIQFNFYELTDKWIYQKTPE
- the trhA gene encoding PAQR family membrane homeostasis protein TrhA, yielding MRVQTPLEEKLNAFSHGLGAFFGLMALYLLVHYNSEKTAWSLVSVVVYALTIIILFCASTVYHASTSEKRKHYFRIIDHISIYLLIAGTYTPVCLIALKDSLGLFLLCTVWGIALLGAVLKLFFTGRFEVFSTLLYLIAGWLIVLDVSNLSEVIGYQGMWYLAAGGAAYSFGIIFYALEKIPYNHVIWHLFVLAGAICHFLMIFLYII
- a CDS encoding YceI family protein; this encodes MKKILFLILILATLGFAKRDVFLENRVYKIVSGSHMSVIGTSNVKGFTCKYDITKFDKTLPVHYTIAGNKIVFSKSDLVLENVNFDCGGRGINRDFKEVLKTDLYPEIKLTLKEILDYKTTNHVEVLVGISIAGVSNQYGIPVCYNVVDGKLRISGHLDLALNDFNIQAPTKLFGLIQLGNEVKIDFQLFLKEI
- a CDS encoding GNAT family N-acetyltransferase, with protein sequence MVEFCKAENATDYLLIEALADTIWREHYIPIVGKAQIDYMLDKFQSAEAIAQQVENGFHYYTMVWKTQAVGYLAIREEQDALFLSKIYIQKSFRGQSIGKQAIHFVEVMAHKFDRDKIRLTVNINNSKAIKAYEKMGFKILRPLVADIGQGFVMDDYEMIKRVDRGKGFMQ